One window from the genome of Bacteroidales bacterium encodes:
- a CDS encoding alpha/beta fold hydrolase: MNKDFNFIVEGSGKPIVFVHGFAETKHTWTFLINELKNYCCCYAIDLPGHGDAPFLNPLTIQTMANHVAKFVESYIQQKVFIAGHSMGGYVALEMAHSFPELVNGIGLINSHAARDTEETISARKRTIEIIKHDRFSFLGSFIENLFYEPLKDKLQPTIQQLIEISSNISKETLIATQEAMMNRQDHLELLLNAPFPFVFVLGKQDSRIDFSRVLGQTILPKVAYCLFLENSAHMSHIEYPREVSSIIRSILEFLKNDNP, from the coding sequence ATGAATAAAGATTTTAACTTTATTGTTGAAGGGAGTGGAAAACCCATCGTTTTTGTTCATGGTTTTGCAGAAACCAAACATACATGGACATTTTTGATCAATGAACTGAAGAATTATTGTTGCTGTTATGCAATTGATTTACCAGGTCATGGAGACGCTCCTTTTTTAAATCCTCTTACCATCCAAACAATGGCAAATCATGTAGCTAAATTCGTCGAATCATATATTCAACAAAAAGTTTTTATAGCGGGACATAGCATGGGCGGGTATGTAGCACTTGAAATGGCTCATTCCTTTCCTGAATTAGTAAATGGAATAGGTCTTATCAATTCTCACGCTGCTCGTGATACTGAAGAAACCATTAGCGCTCGAAAAAGAACCATCGAAATCATAAAGCATGATCGTTTTAGCTTCCTCGGTTCTTTCATTGAAAATCTTTTCTATGAACCCCTAAAAGACAAATTACAACCGACCATTCAACAATTGATAGAAATCTCCTCTAATATAAGCAAAGAAACTTTAATTGCAACCCAGGAAGCCATGATGAACCGCCAAGATCATCTCGAACTCCTTTTAAATGCACCTTTTCCATTCGTTTTTGTTTTAGGTAAGCAAGATAGCAGGATTGATTTCAGTAGAGTACTCGGACAAACCATTTTACCTAAAGTGGCTTATTGTCTTTTTCTTGAAAATTCAGCTCATATGAGTCACATTGAGTATCCACGAGAAGTATCCTCCATCATTAGAAGTATTTTGGAATTTCTTAAAAACGATAACCCATGA